A part of Miscanthus floridulus cultivar M001 chromosome 6, ASM1932011v1, whole genome shotgun sequence genomic DNA contains:
- the LOC136458485 gene encoding uncharacterized protein, which translates to MGAGDGEVAASKEKGSGGGGVERTSLDGVRDKNVMQLKKLNTALFPVRYTEKYYQDAIASKDFSKLAYYSDICVGTIACRLEKKEGGAVRVYIMTLGVLAPYRGLGIGTKLLNHVFDLSAKQNISEIYLHVQTNNDDAIAFYKKFGFEITQTIHNYYMNITPPDCYVLTKFIGQAATKK; encoded by the exons ATGGGCGCGGGGGACGGCGAGGTCGCTGCGAGCAAAGAgaagggcagcggcggcggcggcgtcgagcgGACGTCGCTGGACGGCGTGCGGGATAAGAACGTGATGCAGCTCAAGAAGCTTAATACGGCGCTCTTCCCTGTCCGCTACACCGAAAAATACTACCAGGACGCCATCGCCTCCAAGGATTTCTCCAAACTAG CTTACTACAGCGATATTTGTGTTGGCACGATAGCTTGTCGCCtggagaagaaggaaggaggggcAGTCCGAGTTTACATCATGACCTTGGGTGTACTGGCACCGTATCGTGGTCTTGGTATAG GGACAAAGCTGTTGAATCATGTGTTCGATCTCTCAGCAAAGCAAAACATCTCCGAGATATACTTGCATGTTCAGACCAACAACGACGATGCAATCGCTTTCTACAAGAAGTTTGGGTTTGAAATAACACAGACAATACATAACTACTACATGAACATAACGCCACCAGATTGTTACGTTCTTACTAAATTTATTGGCCAGGCTGCTACAAAGAAATGA